Below is a genomic region from Planctomycetota bacterium.
GTAAACGGTCATGCCGAGTCGGCCTTCGTTCTGTAGTGCCTCGGTATCGTCGACGGCCATCACGGTGACGGTGTTCTGTGGGGCACCGACTTCCGTCACCACGACGTTGAAGTGCGTTTCGCTGCCGACGGAGTAAACGTCGAAGCTGACGTCGTAGCTCTTGCCGGTGCTGTAGCCGGCGATTGCGCCGCTGCGGTTGGCGATGAGGTGGTTCTCGCCATCGGCGTCGGTGCGGTACAGCTCGACTCGGCCGTCTCTGCTGCGGAACGAGATGAGGTACATCTCGCCGGTATCCATCTGGTAGCGGATCGCCGCGGCGGTCGTCATGCTTGAATCGTTCCCGGCCGCGACGCGGAACTGGCCGCTGACGTCGCGGACGAGGTCGCGACGCAACAGCAGGCGACTGATGTGCTGGTTATCGCCCTCAGTGACTGCGTAGAGCTGCCCATCAACGACGCGGTACGCACCGCCGTTGACGTCGATCCAGCCGTCACCGACGCCACCAAAGGGTGTGTCTTCGCGGTCGAACTTGTCATCGACGATGATCGCCGGGCCGTTGGGTGTTCTGGCGTCGGTGATCTCGAACGCGATGCGGATTGTCTGTCCGGCTCCACGATTCGACTTCGGTGTGAGGTCGAGCGTGTGCGCGCCGACTGCCTCGCCCAACGACCAGCCAGTCAGGCTCTGCAGGCCTCGGTCGCCGAAGAGTGCGTAAGGCCGATAGCTTTCGGTGCGGACCAACTCGCCCTCGTTCAGGTCGAAGTCCACGGAGTCGGCCGACTGGGACTCGACGACGATCGCAACGGCACTGATGTCTCGGCCGCCCAGGTCGACCACCGAGCCGTCGGTGATCTCGGAGATCGTCTCGCCCGACTCGACGTCAATCAGAAGCACGCGATCGATGAAGACATCCGGCGTAGCTGGGTCAGGCGAGACGCCAACCGGAGGTCGATCGCTGACGACAAAGGTGACCTCGACGCCCTGGCCACGTCCGAATTCGCCGCTGATCGGCACGACACGCAGCGTGTGCTGGCCGAATCCGTGGCTCCACGCGTTGTACGAGCTGAAGCCCTGATCGCCGAGCAGTGCGTACGGCTCGGAGTATTCGGTCCTTCGGAACTCGCCATTCAGGTCGAAGTGAATCTGCGAGGTCGCCCCATTGGCATCAGCGCGGATGGCGAAGCTGCCCTGCGGGAGATTGGACACGTTGATGTGTCCGCCATCGACGAGCTGGCCGATCTCGCGACCAGTGGTCGGGTCGACGACGACCAAGCCCTCGATGTTCGCCACCGAGGCCGAGAGCATTCTGCGGCTCTCGAGCGTGTCGAGTGAAAAGCTCACGTGCGACGTGTCCTGCTGCCGGGAGGCCGTCGGGCGCGGCGACGCCGCGGGTCGGTCTTTGGTTTGAGAGATGTTCTTGCTGGTGTGCATGGGGTCTCCGATTTCGGGACAGCGGTCCGTCTGATTCACAGAGATGGAAAGCGAGGCGACTTGGAGAAAGCAGGAAAGAACGAGTGTTATCGGAGCCACAGTGGTCCTCCCGACGCCGCGTGTGTTTGGGGCGATGCCCCGCCTTCGAGTCTGTTCGTTCCGCAAGCAGTCGTGCCGGGACGAGCTGATCTCGTCACGGCTGGGCCGCCACTGCGAGTTGCGCGAAGTTGACATCGCCGCAGTGGGTTCGGTTGGCACGGTCTTGGCGTGACCGCAGTGGGGTTGTTCGTCGAGTGGTTGCTGGACGAGGGGCTTCTGCGAACCGTGCGGGTCGCACGGGAGGAGCGGTGGTTGGGCCGCACATTACTTCTGCATCGGCCTGGATACAGCGCCCTTTTATCGAAAAATACGAATAAGGCAGAAAAAGTAAAACCGTTGGCCGTCAACGATTTAACGCTTTCTGCTCACCTTTGCTGTCACAAGGTGTCACACGGGGTCATCGCAGCCATTTCTTCAGGCGACGCTTCACCTTGTGGTGCAGTGAACGGGCGCGATAAGATGCTGGCTGCGGTGCATCCCGGTCGGCCAATCGCATCGTTTCGATGCACAGAACTGCTTTTCCGCTCAAGCGGGCAATCTCGCTCGCCTGGGCCGGCTCACTCTCCAAAAACAGGAGTGAATCCGTCTCCATGTACGTCTTGGCTTTGAAGGTCGCGTGTCCGATTCGGAATCGCTCCGCCGGCGTAGCGGCGGGCATCATGCGCAGTTCTCGATAGGCCACGCCGTGATCGCGGAGCCACTGCTCGGTCGGTTCGCGGTACTTCTCCAGGCGGCTTGTAACGAGCCACCCGATTTCGAGCGAAGGCAGTCGCAGCGGTGCCGCCGTCCGCAAAAAATTGAGGTATCGCTCGCCGTCGTCGTTTTGCTCGCGCGTCGGATCGACGCACAGCACGCCGTCGATGTCGACGCACGCCCTGCCGAGGTACTCGTGGTGCATCACGTTCCACTCGAACACCCTCGGTGGGCCGACTTCGGCGACCGAGTAATCGACCAAGTCGTGGTGACCGGGCGTCACGTAGACCGCCAGGTACTCGACGACGTACGGCAGATTCGCATCGTCGATGCGTTGTCGGACGCGTTTGATCGACTCGCCGACGCTGACGCTGTCTTCGACGATGAGGACCTTTTTAATCGTCTGATCTGAACGACTGACCGCACGTCTGCCGCTGCTGATGAGCCGATCTTCGAAGAGTCCCTCAAGATCGGTCAGGCGTCGATTCAGCAGCAGAGCCAGAATGCTGGCCGCGAGCATGCCGCTGCGGGGCACGCCGACCACGACGTCAATGTCCGTCGGCAGCTTGCCAACGAACCCCGACAGGTCACGTGTCATGTCGGCGATGCTGCGGTAGTTCATGCCTGATGGTCCAAAGACGCCGCTGATGCTGCATCGGACAGTTCGATCAGCTGCGTGACGTCAAGCATCTTGTCGAGGTGTCGCCGGAGCCACTCATCGTCCTGGTCCCACCAAGCCAGGTGTTGAAGCCGTTCGACGGTGCTGTCGTCGAAACGCTGGCGTATCACTTTCGCCGGTACACCGCCCACGATGGCGTACGGCCCGACATCTCGAACGACGACTGCCCCCGCGCCGATGACGGCCCCGTTGCCGACGGTGACGCCGTCTTTGATGACAGCGTTTGCGCCGACCCAAACGTCGTGCCCGATGGTCGTCTCGTTGTATTCGGTGTGCAGCTCGCGATTGGTGAGGTCGTATCCGAACTCAGGAGCATCTCTGAAAAACCTCGGATGCGTGCTGGCGGCCTTTCCGAGCGGATGAGAGGCTAATCCGATTGTAACGTTTGGCGCGATTGAACAGTATTTGCCAATTCGAGTTCCCGTAATGCGACAGCCGGCCTCGACGTAGCTGTAGTCGCCCATCGTCACATGTCGGAGCAACACGTCTCTTCCGACCCGGCAGGCCCTGCCGAAGCGGGCGTTCTGAATGATCCCGCGAACGTCGTACGGCACGTGGGCAAGGCCGTGTCGCTTCATCAGCGAGCGGCGGAGCAGCCATGAGCGAAGCGCGGACGGAAGCAGGCTACGGGTTCGAGGGTTCATCGCTCGCTTCCGTTGTTGAGGGAACTGGTTTCCGCTTCGACTTCTTCGCTTCCTTCACGGTCGCGAGGCTGGCCAGCAGATCGCGGCGGATCGGGCGAACGAGCCAGGCGACCGCACCGGCGGCGAACGTCGCGGCACCGGCGGCAACGACCGACGCAATCGTGTTGTCGCCGATGTCCGACAAGCCGCCGCGGAAGCTCGCACCGATGAGCAGCGCGACGGCACCAATCAGGCTCGGACCCAAAAGGCATCGGAGCACGCTGCCGACAGCGACCGGTGAGCCACGCAGGCAGTAGATAAAGGTGGGAACGATCAGCACGTTGACCGCGATGGCGTACGCGGTGGCCACACCGATCGTGCCGTATTGCACGCCAGTCAGAAAGGCAGCGATGATGCACGGCACGTTGACGAAGGACCATCGAAGCATCCGTCCCGTCTGGCCGACTGCGGTGCAGACCCAGCCGACCGTGCTGAGCACTGGCTGGAACACGGCGGCAATTGCGAGCACCAGGAAGATGTCGGCCGCTTCGAGCCAGTCTGGGCCGAGCACGAGCCGGACGATCTCGTGGCTGAAGCAGGCCAGCATCGCCGTCATCGGAACCGTGACATAGGCGATCGCGGTGATCGCCCGCAGGTAGTAGCGCCGGAACGTCTCGGGATCGTCCTGGAGCCGCGACAGCGCCGGAATCATCGCGGCGGCCAGCGGTGCGTTGATCTGCTTGAGCGGCAGCATCAGCAGGCCGTATGCCTTGGAATAGAGGCCTAGCGACCCTGCCCCGAGACTGGTTCCGATGATGAGGTTGTCCGCGTTGCGGCCGGCGTAGTTGACGAAGCTGAAGCCGACCAGATTTCCGCCAAAGCCGAGCATCTCGCGAACCTCGCCCAGCCCGCCCGGCCGCCCGGGGATCCAGCCGCTCTCGATGAAGCTCAGCACAAAGGTCGCCGCCCCACCTGCAGCGAGCATCAGCACCAGTGCCCACGGTCCCAGCCCGAACCATCCAGCCACGATGCCGACGGCCAAGCTGATCGTCAGGCTCAGGATCTCGACGCGGGCGAGTCGGCCGTACTCCATGCTCCGTCGCAGCAGAGCGCGGTGCTGCACGCAGAGTCCGCCGAAGATCAGCGTGGCCGCGAGTGCGAGCGTGATGAGCGTGAGCCGCGGCTCGCCGTACCACCACGCCACGACCGGAGCCAGCCCGGCCACCACGCCTGCGACAACGATGGACAGGCCGACGTTGATCCAAAAGAGCGTGGAGACCTGCCGGTGATTGATCTCCTTGCGCTGGACCGTCGCCATGGACAGGCCGGCGTCTTTGAAGAGCTCGACGAAGCCGGTGACGACCGTCACCATCGCGATCAGCCCGAAGTCTGCGGGCGTGAGCAGTCGAGCCAGGACGGCAGTCGAGCCGGTCTTGAGAACGAATCGAGCGATCTGCGAAAGAAACGTGATCAGCCCGCCGCGGACGGTCCGATTCTTCAGGTCGCCTTGGAGGGCTTCGTTCGAGAACGGATTGCTCCGTCGCGCCTTGGCAGGCGCGGTTATGTCGCTCGTGAGGGTGGTAGCGGGTGCAGTCACGGATGTCGGCCCGCCCGCGTGCGGCCGGCGGGATTCTGTTACGTGATGATGAGCGATGCAAGCTCTTCCGAGCAAAGCCGATCTCAAGAAACGTCGGCCGTTGGACGTTGTTCAACCTCGGCGAGGCTCAAGCAAATTCTCTTGCTTCGCAAATGCCTTGGAAGTAGGTTCTTACCGCCGCACCGCAGGCATTTGGCTGGCTGCCAGTGTGCCTCGACGGGACCAATGCATGCAGGTTTGGAGAAAAACTGATGTTGCCCGCAAATCGTAAGACTTCCGTTCTGAACCGCTTCGTCGGACTCGGCCTCTGTGCGGGGCTGGGTTCGTTCGTCGGACTCCTCGGCCCGGCGACATCGTCGTCGGCCGCTGAGATCGTGATCAACACGACCGGTGACTCGATCACCGAGGGCTTCGCGCCTGGCAGCATCGACGAGGTTGCCTGGCGATTCCCGCTGTACGAGAAGCTCAACGGCAACCCGAGCAGCGACGACACGTTCCGCTTCGTCGGCGGACTTGAAGAAGGCATGGTCGGCAGCGCGCCAGCCGACAAGGCGTTCCACAACGGCCTGAGCAGTCGGCGATTCGTCAACACGAACCAGGGCGCGGCCTCGCTGAACGACTCGGTCGAGGATTCGTTCCGAAACCCGGACCTGAGCCCTCAGACGCCCGACCTGATCCTAATGCTGATTGGCGTGAACGATCTCATCGCCAAGACCAACAGCGCCGGACTCACCCAGGCTCAGGGTGACTTCGAGACGGCGTTGGACAGCTACCTCGACAAGATCTCGGCCGACAGCCCGTCGACGCAGATCATGATCGGCACCATTCTGCCGCTCAGCGCCAACGGCACGGGCATCAGCGGCGGCAACCGCGGCAACAACGATTTCAACTCCGGCGACTGGGACAACGACGGCGACGTCGATTCGCTGTCGGAACGAATCCACGAGTGGAATCAATGGCTCATGACCGGCGACATCATCACGCGGCTCAATGCCGCCCGTGGTGACACACTGGCGTCGAGCGCGATCACGATCTTCGATCTTGCCGGCGAAGTGCTGGCCGACCCGCGGGTGCCGTCGGTCAGCGTGCCGGGCGAGGATTACCGATTGCTGCAGGATCCCGTGACGACGGCAAACACGGATGCGTACAACGACGCGACCCCGACCAACTGGGACGGCCTGCACCCGAACGCTGCGCTCTACAACGTCGTCGCGGACAAGTGGCAGGCTCAGGTGCTCGCCTCGAACGTGATCCCCGAGCCGGCGGCAGCAACGATCGGCCTGGTCGGTGCCGGCTTGCTCGGGCTGCGTCGCCGTCAACGGTCCTGCTGAGCTCCGGCGGCCGGCGCTGGCGGTGGAGCGTGCGACCAAGGTCCCGTCGAATCCATCGGAACCCGTGACCCGCCGCGTCTTCTTCAACTTCCCGTTCCGGCTCGGTCTGAACGGCATCGGCAACACCGGCTGGCAGCAGGCCAACGCACTCGTCGAGCTCGGCCACGACGTCGTCATCGCGACGCCAAGCTGTGAGCGTCGCGTCCCCGGCGCTCAGACGGTCGAGACGCTCACCATCGCCGGCATGCGCGTGCCGCTGGGACGATTCGGCGTCGAGCGGATGCTGCGAGCACACGGTGCCCGAGCCGCGTCGGTGTTTCGCAAGCTTCACGGCGACGCTCTCTTCGACGTGGTCCACTGCTGGCCTCGCGGGTCGATGAAGCTCATCGATGCGGCCAGAGATGCTGGCGTACCGACGTTCTACGAACGCCCCAACACGCATGTCGTCCACGGCTTCGAGGTCGTTCACCGTGAGAACGTCCGACTCGGCCTCGCGGACGGACCGCCGCCGGCAACGGATGATCGTCAACGCCGTGAAGTCGCCGAGTACGACGCGAGCGACTTCCTGCTGTGTCCTTCCGAGGCCGTCGCGGACTCGTTTCGCGACCGCGGCTACGCCGATGACCGGCTGATTCGCACGCGCTACGGCTGCGATCTGGAGACGTTCTTGGTCGATCCCGACCAGATGAAAGAACGCCCCGAGAGGCCGCTGACGATGCTGTTTGCTGGCAAGGCCGATGCGAGAAAGGGTCTTCACTTCGCCCTCGACGCGTGGCATCGCACCGCCGACGCCCGGCACGGCACCGGCACGTTCCGCGTCGCTGGCGCGATTGATGACGAGTACGCGGCGAAGCTTGGTCCCGCCCTTTCCCATGACGGCGTGGAGTGCATCGGGTTCACGAATGACGTCGCTTCAGAGATGCGGCGGGCCGACGTCTTCGTGCTGCCATCGATCGAGGAAGGCAGTGCGTTGGTCACGTACGAAGCACGAGCCAGCGGATGTGTTGTCGTCGCCTCGACCGCGGCCGGAGCTCCCGTCGAGCACGATGTCGACGGGCTTCTGCACGAGCCGGGCGATGTCGACACGTTGGCGGATCAGATCGCGGCGCTGTCGACGGACGGTGATTTGCTCCGCCGTCTCCGGTGTCGCAGTATGGAGCGGGCCAGTGACCTGAGCTGGCTAGCCGCCGGGAGGTCGCTGGCAGCGGGCTATGAAGACGGTCTTCGCCGTCGGATGCCTGGCATTGCTGAGCCTGAGACCACCCCGGCCGGCGAACCGTTGCCGAGCCTCGCCACCTGAGAGATCCTTTGCCTGTCTCGATCGTCATCCCCGCACACAACGAGGCATCGGTGCTGCCGCGGTGTCTGGACGCGCTGCGGCAAGACTCGTCCAGCGACGATCTTCAAATCGTCGTCGTTGCCAATGGGTGCACCGATGACACCGCCGAGGTGGCTCGTCGAGCGGGAGCCGAGGCCATCGAGACGGACGTGCCGTCCAAGAGCAACGCCCTCAACCTCGGCGATGCCGCGTGCTCCCACTTCCCACGGCTCTACCTGGACGCCGACTGCGTGATCTTCGGTGCCGATGTGCTTCGTCTGGCCGAAGAGCTCGAGACTTCAGGCCGTTTGGTTGCCAGTCCATCGATGGACGTCGACCTGAGGGGTCGATCATGGTCGGTCTATGCGTTTTATGACGTCTGGACGAGCGCTTCCTACGTTCGCACCAACCTCGTCGGTTCTGGGGCGTACATGCTCAGCGAGGCCGGCCGACAACGGTTCGAGTCGTTCCCGGACCTCACTGCCGATGACGCGTTCATCCGGCGAAGCTTCAAGCTCGACGAGCGTTGGTTGTCGGCGTCGACGAGTTACCGCATCACGCCGCCGAAGGATCTTGAGAGCCTGATCCGCATCAAGACGCGGGCACACTTCGGGAATCTGGAACTATCGCGCCTGATGCCGGAGCTTCAGACCAACGAAGTGGCCGGCGAGCAACGTCAGTGGACGAGCCTCCTCAAACAGGCGTTGCGCCCTTGGCGCATTCCGAAGCTGGCCGTCTATGCGTACGTGATGATGCGTGCGAAGCGCGAGGCCCGGCGTCGCAACCTGGCCGGCAAGGCCGTGGCTTGGGAGCGAGACGACTCGTCTCGGCAGCCTCCGGCAAAACCGTCTTCGTCCTCTCATGTCGCCCCTGTTTGATCCCATGTCAGACGCAGCGTCGAGCTCGTCGGGTGTCGACGTGAGCATCCTGATCGTCTCGTACAACACGCGTGCGATGACGCTGCGTTGTCTCGAGACGCTCTACGAGAGTCTCGAACGGGACGACGCACTGACGGCCGAGGTGTTGGTGGCCGACAACGGTTCGTCGGACGGTTCGCTCGAGGCGATCGAGGAGCGGTTTCCTCAAGCCCGGATCGTGAGCCGAGACGACAACCTGGGTTTTGCCAAGGCCAACAACGTGCTCGCTCGCGAGGCCCGCGGCGAGTGGATTCTCCTACTCAATCCGGACACCGAAGTCCTGGGAACCGCCGTCCAGACGATCGTCGCTTTCGGCGAGTCCAAGCGAGCGGATGGTCAGTCGTTCGTCGTTGGTGGACGCACGCTGTTCGCCGATGGCTCGCTCAACCGCAACTCATGCCACGGCCGGCCGACGCCTTGGAGTCTGTTCTGCCAGGGGACGGGCCTCTCGTCGATGTTCCGAACCAGCGCACTGTTCAACCCCGAGGGGCTCGGTTCGTGGAAGCGTGATTCGG
It encodes:
- a CDS encoding CatB-related O-acetyltransferase, which codes for MGDYSYVEAGCRITGTRIGKYCSIAPNVTIGLASHPLGKAASTHPRFFRDAPEFGYDLTNRELHTEYNETTIGHDVWVGANAVIKDGVTVGNGAVIGAGAVVVRDVGPYAIVGGVPAKVIRQRFDDSTVERLQHLAWWDQDDEWLRRHLDKMLDVTQLIELSDAASAASLDHQA
- a CDS encoding glycosyltransferase family 4 protein; translated protein: MTRRVFFNFPFRLGLNGIGNTGWQQANALVELGHDVVIATPSCERRVPGAQTVETLTIAGMRVPLGRFGVERMLRAHGARAASVFRKLHGDALFDVVHCWPRGSMKLIDAARDAGVPTFYERPNTHVVHGFEVVHRENVRLGLADGPPPATDDRQRREVAEYDASDFLLCPSEAVADSFRDRGYADDRLIRTRYGCDLETFLVDPDQMKERPERPLTMLFAGKADARKGLHFALDAWHRTADARHGTGTFRVAGAIDDEYAAKLGPALSHDGVECIGFTNDVASEMRRADVFVLPSIEEGSALVTYEARASGCVVVASTAAGAPVEHDVDGLLHEPGDVDTLADQIAALSTDGDLLRRLRCRSMERASDLSWLAAGRSLAAGYEDGLRRRMPGIAEPETTPAGEPLPSLAT
- a CDS encoding glycosyltransferase family 2 protein — its product is MSDAASSSSGVDVSILIVSYNTRAMTLRCLETLYESLERDDALTAEVLVADNGSSDGSLEAIEERFPQARIVSRDDNLGFAKANNVLAREARGEWILLLNPDTEVLGTAVQTIVAFGESKRADGQSFVVGGRTLFADGSLNRNSCHGRPTPWSLFCQGTGLSSMFRTSALFNPEGLGSWKRDSVREVDAITGCLLLIERRLWEKLGGFDERFVMYGEDTDLCLRASSAGVPSIVCPDSEIIHHGGASEAVRSDKMIRLFRAKAQLIKKHWSPASAFFGTRALIAWAMTRMVAHAVLVPIRKASAPAYATWREIVVRRSEFQLKTRH
- a CDS encoding lipopolysaccharide biosynthesis protein, with amino-acid sequence MTAPATTLTSDITAPAKARRSNPFSNEALQGDLKNRTVRGGLITFLSQIARFVLKTGSTAVLARLLTPADFGLIAMVTVVTGFVELFKDAGLSMATVQRKEINHRQVSTLFWINVGLSIVVAGVVAGLAPVVAWWYGEPRLTLITLALAATLIFGGLCVQHRALLRRSMEYGRLARVEILSLTISLAVGIVAGWFGLGPWALVLMLAAGGAATFVLSFIESGWIPGRPGGLGEVREMLGFGGNLVGFSFVNYAGRNADNLIIGTSLGAGSLGLYSKAYGLLMLPLKQINAPLAAAMIPALSRLQDDPETFRRYYLRAITAIAYVTVPMTAMLACFSHEIVRLVLGPDWLEAADIFLVLAIAAVFQPVLSTVGWVCTAVGQTGRMLRWSFVNVPCIIAAFLTGVQYGTIGVATAYAIAVNVLIVPTFIYCLRGSPVAVGSVLRCLLGPSLIGAVALLIGASFRGGLSDIGDNTIASVVAAGAATFAAGAVAWLVRPIRRDLLASLATVKEAKKSKRKPVPSTTEASDEPSNP
- a CDS encoding phosphoribosyltransferase, giving the protein MNYRSIADMTRDLSGFVGKLPTDIDVVVGVPRSGMLAASILALLLNRRLTDLEGLFEDRLISSGRRAVSRSDQTIKKVLIVEDSVSVGESIKRVRQRIDDANLPYVVEYLAVYVTPGHHDLVDYSVAEVGPPRVFEWNVMHHEYLGRACVDIDGVLCVDPTREQNDDGERYLNFLRTAAPLRLPSLEIGWLVTSRLEKYREPTEQWLRDHGVAYRELRMMPAATPAERFRIGHATFKAKTYMETDSLLFLESEPAQASEIARLSGKAVLCIETMRLADRDAPQPASYRARSLHHKVKRRLKKWLR
- a CDS encoding SGNH/GDSL hydrolase family protein: MPANRKTSVLNRFVGLGLCAGLGSFVGLLGPATSSSAAEIVINTTGDSITEGFAPGSIDEVAWRFPLYEKLNGNPSSDDTFRFVGGLEEGMVGSAPADKAFHNGLSSRRFVNTNQGAASLNDSVEDSFRNPDLSPQTPDLILMLIGVNDLIAKTNSAGLTQAQGDFETALDSYLDKISADSPSTQIMIGTILPLSANGTGISGGNRGNNDFNSGDWDNDGDVDSLSERIHEWNQWLMTGDIITRLNAARGDTLASSAITIFDLAGEVLADPRVPSVSVPGEDYRLLQDPVTTANTDAYNDATPTNWDGLHPNAALYNVVADKWQAQVLASNVIPEPAAATIGLVGAGLLGLRRRQRSC
- a CDS encoding glycosyltransferase family 2 protein, whose product is MPVSIVIPAHNEASVLPRCLDALRQDSSSDDLQIVVVANGCTDDTAEVARRAGAEAIETDVPSKSNALNLGDAACSHFPRLYLDADCVIFGADVLRLAEELETSGRLVASPSMDVDLRGRSWSVYAFYDVWTSASYVRTNLVGSGAYMLSEAGRQRFESFPDLTADDAFIRRSFKLDERWLSASTSYRITPPKDLESLIRIKTRAHFGNLELSRLMPELQTNEVAGEQRQWTSLLKQALRPWRIPKLAVYAYVMMRAKREARRRNLAGKAVAWERDDSSRQPPAKPSSSSHVAPV